tgttcaattcgaaggtcgaagtaggcaaaaaaacacttcgaaattcgaagtattttttattctattccttcaatcaagctaagtaaatgtgcccctaaaagttaacttaaaccagCACCTCCCTCACTGTCTGTAAGTTTGACAGGTGCAGGGAACAGCTTGCCGGTGTTTGGGTTAtctgatatcactacaacttccAAATGCTGAAACAGAGAagtcattttagaaaaataagtaCTATATTCTGTACCTAGGACACAGGCTAGAGAGTTGCAAGATCAGCATGTATGTGGCTAATTGCTGCAATGCTGTTCGGTGTAGAAACCCATCACCTGCATTTTTTTGCAGCTTCTGATTTTGAATGGCTATATATCTAAACAGAACTGTATGTGAGGTTGATGCACTGGGGGTCCCTATCATCGTTTAAGGGCATTAAATGATTAActgttttttctctctccttttttttctcccaaccactggcaaattttcacatcTGGCCTTGGCCTACATCCTATACATTTGCTCCACAAAAGTGATAAAGCAGAGGATGCAGATGTACAATTCACCCTATCGCAAAGTGACGGACTGTATGAGGGCGGTGTGGCAAACTGAGGGTGCTGGTGCCTTTTACAGAAGCTACACAACCCAACTGACTATGAATATCCCCTTCCAGGCCATCCACTTCATGACCTACGAGTTCCTGCAGGAGCACTTAAATCCTTACAGACAATACAACCCAACCTCCCACATGCTCTCTGGAGCCTGTGCTGGAGCCGTGGCTGCTGCTGCCACGACTCCACTGGATGTTTGCAAGACCTTGCTCAACACACAGGAATCTCTGGCTTTGAATTCCTCTAACATAAGTGGACATATCACAGGCATGGCTAATGCCATCAGGACGGTTTACAAAGTGGGTGGGATTACTGCCTACTTCCGAGGGGTTCAGGCCAGGGTAATCTATCAAGTGCCCTCCACAGCCATTGCATGGTCTGTGTATGAGTTCTTTAAATACTTCATCACTAAACAACAGGAGAAAAGGAGGGCTGGGCACTGATGCACGCTCTATACCGACCCTCCAGGCATAGTTAACAACTTGTTCCAGCCTGTGACTTGCCTTTCttttaatgtttgtaatataTCTGTTCTTAGCGTGGGATCTCTAACCTGTTCTGCTGGTCCTATTTGGCTTACGGAACAAAGGAAAGAGCCCAAGCCATCTGGCGAGTCCTTACAGCGCCAGCTTCTCGGTGGGTTTAAATGTAGATTTTAGCTCCTACTACAGGtccaaagctttatttaattggCATCTTTAAAAATGAGGGTTACTTAAGCAAACAGCCGGTCTACATGTAGTAACTGCCTTGCCTTTAGATCGGGTGGCTTTAATTTGTACTGTAATATTACATTGCTGGTAATATTAACCTGAGTTTGCAATTTTGTGGTCTAACTGTAATTGGATACAGGTTACCAGATGCGCAATTTACCACTGAATAGGCATGGCTGGAAGTTTAACTTTGCCTGGAGTTTAGCTCTCTCTCTCGGTGTGCTGTATTACCTTTGTGCTTCTGTTTTAAAAGGTTTCACTGTTACTGCGGTTTTCAAAATGGGCACTTGGAAGTCCAGTCTTTCCTAAGCTTACCCACTCTCCGATGTTTACCATTGTTCTGTCTTTACCAAAGCCTATTGGTAGTTTGTCCTGAGACATGAAACATTTAGGCCGTTGTCCGCACGCACATGCTTAAAGCACTTACACCACGTTGGTGGCTGGGGACATATTTGTTTCTTATTCCTAAGAAATAGGGTGGggaataatgtatatttttgacCCATCCCACTTCTACGTCTTATTTACTAAGGCTTCTTATATTTGCTTTCAGTTTTTCTAATATGCAG
This sequence is a window from Xenopus laevis strain J_2021 chromosome 7S, Xenopus_laevis_v10.1, whole genome shotgun sequence. Protein-coding genes within it:
- the LOC108697466 gene encoding mitoferrin-2-like: MLVAISVQHMLWGAGAAGCVATLLHDAAMNPAEVIKQRMQMYNSPYRKVTDCMRAVWQTEGAGAFYRSYTTQLTMNIPFQAIHFMTYEFLQEHLNPYRQYNPTSHMLSGACAGAVAAAATTPLDVCKTLLNTQESLALNSSNISGHITGMANAIRTVYKVGGITAYFRGVQARVIYQVPSTAIAWSVYEFFKYFITKQQEKRRAGH